In Opitutus sp. ER46, the following are encoded in one genomic region:
- a CDS encoding PAS domain-containing protein: MPFARLSSFLSGRCRFVAGTGIGAALGLGWLLAIATPSSPSTQLGLGFCAAVVLACAVYFVGGRAERRRRRHAALVLDRMLDHSAQVVISVDAHGLITSFSVGAVRLFGYTAEEVIGKATLPTIIDAEELFRREEQAGGTLTPFQVILGAARQGEQYDEREWTCRRADNSRFAARLAITGLDEDGGYLIHVTDLTATRRAEAERQEAGLRLTKIAAQVPGMVFQVRELPDGRCCMLYASESAQELTGLDPAQLANDLSPLVSWVYPDDLTRVIETIRAATQAGERWQCEFRVRDPHGKLRWMWANATADRQGDGSLVHYGFIADISERVLAEQAHEENRSVLKSILSSVDLGVFLVDVLPDGVFRFVEVNPAYERLTGMTGDELRGHTPEELVGVIPKEMAACLRASFQRGVESPGPVEFEEPFFVRGRLLWWLTRLTPLRDSTGRVMRLVGRSLDITDRKAVEQRVQSLTERLQLATEAAQVGIWDYDVVQNKLVCDARLLAIYGLSAPVEGTFAAWRDRLHPDDRARVEREYREAIEGRRPYNTSFRIILPNGGEREVTARGHVQRNPAGRAVRMVAAHLDVTAERRAQADIEFARDQAEDLNRQLGEALERAHRLAQDASAATVAKSEFLANMSHEIRTPLNAIIGMSGLLLETEMGKDQREFAETIRSSGDGLLALINDILDYSKIESGRLELEQHPFDLRVCVESAIDVLSGRATEKGLDLIYAIDGSVPESVTGDVVRLRQVLVNLLSNAVKFTSRGEVFVAVTTVPARDTGRVRLRIAVHDSGIGIPADRMDRLFKTFSQVDASTTRQYGGSGLGLAISKRIIDLMQGQIWVESTAGKGSTFCFEIEVASVLAPTKPFAAGRVEALTGRRLLVIDDNATSCRVLCQQAVTWGMVPRAVSSGIEAAAIARTEQFDVMLIDHRLGEEHGDKVAEDLRRLPGLADVPIALMAVPGRSRPARNPAIATTLSKPVKTAALYDVLCSLLQGRTVVGSERSAGAAIAVPQRPLSILVAEDNPVNQRVAILMLQRLGYRADVAANGREAVAAAIRQRYDLILMDVQMPEMDGIQATREILAVRREGQSPRIVAMTANASVGDRATCLGAGMSDFLTKPVRAEDLRRAIEETPNPQLVAVA; this comes from the coding sequence ATGCCATTTGCTCGCTTAAGCTCCTTCCTGTCCGGACGGTGCCGGTTTGTCGCCGGTACCGGCATCGGCGCGGCCCTGGGCCTGGGGTGGTTGCTCGCGATTGCCACGCCGAGTTCCCCATCGACCCAGTTGGGCTTGGGGTTCTGCGCGGCGGTGGTGCTGGCCTGTGCCGTGTACTTTGTGGGCGGGCGGGCGGAGCGGCGGCGGCGGCGGCACGCGGCCCTGGTGCTCGACCGCATGCTGGACCATTCGGCGCAGGTCGTGATCTCCGTGGATGCGCACGGGCTGATCACTTCGTTCAGCGTCGGCGCCGTGCGGCTGTTCGGCTACACCGCCGAAGAGGTGATCGGCAAGGCCACGCTGCCGACGATCATCGACGCGGAGGAGCTCTTTCGCCGGGAGGAACAGGCCGGTGGGACGCTGACTCCCTTCCAGGTCATCCTGGGGGCGGCCCGGCAGGGCGAACAGTACGACGAACGGGAGTGGACGTGCCGGCGGGCGGACAACAGCCGGTTCGCAGCGCGGCTGGCGATCACCGGGCTCGATGAGGACGGCGGCTACTTGATCCACGTCACCGACCTTACCGCGACACGGCGGGCGGAGGCGGAGCGGCAGGAGGCCGGACTGCGGCTGACGAAGATCGCGGCACAGGTGCCCGGCATGGTGTTTCAGGTCCGGGAACTCCCCGACGGTCGCTGCTGCATGCTGTACGCGAGTGAAAGCGCGCAGGAACTCACGGGCCTGGATCCGGCGCAACTCGCCAACGATCTCTCGCCGCTCGTGAGCTGGGTGTATCCCGATGATCTCACGCGGGTGATCGAAACGATCCGGGCGGCGACCCAGGCGGGCGAGCGCTGGCAGTGTGAGTTTCGCGTGCGGGACCCGCATGGGAAACTGCGCTGGATGTGGGCCAACGCGACCGCCGACCGGCAGGGCGACGGCTCGCTCGTCCACTACGGGTTCATCGCCGACATCAGCGAGCGCGTGCTGGCGGAACAGGCGCACGAGGAGAACCGTTCCGTGCTGAAGAGCATTCTCTCGAGCGTTGATCTCGGCGTGTTCCTGGTCGACGTGCTGCCTGATGGCGTCTTCCGGTTCGTCGAGGTGAACCCCGCCTATGAACGCCTCACGGGCATGACCGGCGACGAATTGCGCGGGCACACGCCCGAGGAACTCGTGGGCGTGATCCCGAAGGAGATGGCGGCCTGCCTGCGGGCGAGTTTCCAACGCGGCGTCGAATCGCCCGGGCCCGTTGAATTTGAGGAGCCGTTCTTTGTCCGCGGGCGGCTGCTCTGGTGGCTGACGCGCCTGACGCCGCTGCGCGACAGCACCGGGCGGGTGATGCGTCTGGTCGGCCGTTCGCTCGACATCACCGACCGCAAGGCCGTGGAGCAGCGCGTGCAGTCGCTCACCGAGCGCCTCCAGCTCGCCACCGAGGCCGCGCAGGTCGGCATCTGGGATTACGACGTCGTGCAGAACAAGCTCGTGTGCGACGCGCGTCTGCTCGCGATCTATGGGTTGAGCGCGCCGGTGGAGGGAACCTTCGCGGCGTGGCGGGATCGGCTTCATCCCGACGACCGCGCGCGCGTCGAACGGGAGTACCGCGAGGCGATCGAAGGCCGGCGGCCCTACAACACTTCCTTCCGAATCATCCTGCCCAACGGCGGCGAGCGCGAGGTCACCGCCCGCGGCCATGTGCAGCGGAACCCGGCCGGCCGCGCCGTGCGCATGGTGGCGGCGCATCTGGACGTGACCGCCGAACGCCGGGCGCAGGCGGACATCGAGTTCGCCCGCGACCAGGCGGAGGATCTCAACCGGCAGCTTGGCGAGGCGCTCGAACGCGCCCACCGGCTGGCGCAGGACGCCTCGGCGGCCACGGTCGCGAAGTCGGAGTTCCTGGCGAACATGAGCCACGAGATCCGCACGCCGCTCAACGCCATCATCGGCATGAGCGGGCTGTTGCTCGAAACCGAGATGGGCAAGGACCAGCGCGAGTTCGCCGAGACGATCCGCTCCAGCGGCGATGGGCTGCTGGCCCTGATCAACGACATCCTCGACTACTCGAAGATCGAATCGGGCCGGCTCGAACTGGAGCAGCATCCGTTCGACCTGCGCGTCTGCGTGGAGTCGGCGATCGACGTGTTGTCCGGCCGCGCCACGGAAAAGGGGCTCGACCTCATCTACGCCATCGACGGAAGCGTGCCGGAGTCGGTCACCGGCGACGTAGTCCGCCTCCGCCAGGTGCTCGTAAACCTGCTGAGCAACGCGGTGAAGTTCACCTCCCGCGGGGAGGTCTTCGTGGCGGTGACAACGGTGCCGGCGCGCGATACCGGTCGCGTGCGGCTGCGGATTGCGGTGCACGATTCCGGCATCGGCATCCCGGCGGACCGCATGGACCGCCTGTTCAAGACCTTCAGCCAGGTGGATGCGTCCACGACGCGCCAATACGGTGGCAGCGGGCTGGGCCTCGCGATCAGCAAGCGGATCATCGACCTGATGCAGGGGCAGATCTGGGTCGAGAGCACCGCGGGGAAGGGGAGCACGTTCTGCTTTGAGATCGAGGTCGCGTCCGTGCTGGCCCCGACGAAGCCATTTGCCGCGGGCCGGGTCGAGGCGTTGACCGGCCGGCGGCTGCTGGTGATCGATGACAATGCGACGAGTTGCCGCGTGCTCTGCCAGCAGGCGGTCACGTGGGGCATGGTGCCGCGGGCGGTGAGCTCGGGAATCGAGGCCGCCGCCATCGCGCGGACCGAACAATTCGACGTGATGCTGATCGATCATCGGCTCGGCGAGGAGCATGGCGACAAGGTCGCCGAGGACTTGCGGCGTCTGCCCGGCCTGGCGGATGTGCCCATCGCATTGATGGCGGTGCCGGGACGTTCCCGTCCCGCACGGAATCCCGCGATCGCCACGACCCTGAGCAAACCCGTGAAGACGGCGGCGCTGTACGACGTGCTTTGCAGCCTGCTGCAGGGCCGGACCGTCGTCGGCAGCGAACGGAGTGCCGGCGCGGCCATCGCGGTGCCGCAGCGGCCACTGTCGATTCTCGTCGCCGAGGACAACCCGGTGAACCAGCGCGTCGCCATCCTCATGCTGCAGCGGCTGGGCTACCGCGCCGATGTCGCCGCCAACGGACGCGAGGCGGTCGCGGCGGCGATCCGGCAGCGATACGATCTCATCCTGATGGATGTGCAGATGCCGGAGATGGACGGGATCCAGGCAACCCGTGAGATCCTGGCGGTCCGGCGCGAGGGTCAGTCCCCGCGGATCGTGGCGATGACCGCCAACGCGTCGGTCGGTGACCGCGCGACCTGCCTGGGCGCGGGCATGAGCGACTTCCTGACCAAGCCCGTCCGGGCGGAGGACCTGCGGCGCGCGATCGAGGAGACCCCGAACCCGCAATTGGTGGCAGTCGCCTGA
- a CDS encoding rhamnogalacturonan acetylesterase — MKRFLLFVVASVAAWAQTPNLAPDLASNPAAAKPQLNSALPTIHVAGDSTAAKGKGEQQQGWAAVFAPYFDATKVNVVNRARGGRSARTFITEGLWNELLADVKAGDLVLIQFGHNDGSPVNSGRARGSLPGLGEETEEIENINTKKPETVHTYGWYLRRMIADVQAKQATPIVLSLTVRNRWENGRLERGSGRYGAWAFDVAKAAVVPFIDVTNAVADQLEPMGEPAVKALYPQDHTHFNAKGATLHAEAVVAGLKGLRLAPLDKWLSPQGAAVAAADMTWLRLPRPWNPKVPSLFLVGDSTVRNGRGDGAGGQWGWGDYLAPYFDPEKINTVNRAVGGTGIETFRRIGHWDNALRLMKAGDFVLIQFGHNDNPPRGPLPGLGDEEGDREDPKTKETRRLHTWGWYLRQYIAEARAKGVTPIVCSLVPRKTWKDGHIVRSTDSFAGWARQVAEAEKVPFLDLNNRIADRYDELGQEKVNALFADPHTHTSLAGAQLNAEVVVEALKALPENPLAPYLRAAVAK; from the coding sequence ATGAAACGCTTTCTCCTCTTTGTCGTGGCGAGTGTCGCCGCCTGGGCGCAGACGCCCAATCTTGCGCCGGATCTCGCCTCGAACCCGGCCGCGGCCAAGCCGCAGCTCAACTCCGCGCTGCCGACGATCCACGTCGCGGGCGACTCGACCGCCGCGAAGGGCAAAGGCGAACAGCAGCAGGGCTGGGCGGCGGTGTTCGCGCCCTATTTCGATGCCACCAAGGTCAACGTGGTGAATCGCGCCCGGGGCGGACGCAGCGCGCGCACGTTCATCACCGAGGGGCTGTGGAACGAACTGCTGGCCGACGTGAAGGCGGGCGACCTCGTGCTGATCCAGTTCGGCCACAACGACGGCAGTCCGGTGAACTCGGGTCGGGCGCGCGGTTCTTTGCCGGGACTCGGCGAGGAGACCGAGGAGATCGAGAACATCAACACGAAGAAGCCCGAGACGGTGCACACGTACGGCTGGTACCTGCGGCGCATGATCGCCGACGTGCAGGCGAAGCAGGCCACGCCGATCGTGTTGTCGCTGACCGTCCGCAACCGCTGGGAGAACGGCCGGCTCGAACGCGGCTCGGGGCGGTATGGCGCGTGGGCGTTCGACGTGGCAAAGGCGGCGGTGGTCCCGTTCATTGATGTGACCAACGCCGTGGCCGACCAACTCGAGCCGATGGGCGAGCCCGCGGTGAAGGCGCTGTATCCGCAGGACCATACGCATTTCAACGCCAAGGGCGCGACCTTGCATGCCGAGGCGGTCGTGGCCGGGCTCAAGGGGCTGCGGCTGGCGCCGCTGGACAAGTGGCTGTCGCCGCAGGGGGCGGCGGTGGCGGCGGCGGACATGACCTGGCTGCGGTTGCCGCGGCCATGGAACCCGAAGGTGCCGTCGCTCTTCCTGGTCGGCGACTCGACCGTGCGCAATGGCCGCGGCGATGGCGCCGGCGGGCAGTGGGGCTGGGGCGACTACCTCGCGCCGTACTTTGACCCGGAGAAGATCAATACTGTGAACCGCGCGGTCGGCGGCACGGGCATCGAGACGTTTCGCCGGATCGGGCACTGGGACAACGCGCTCCGGCTGATGAAGGCCGGCGACTTCGTGCTGATCCAGTTTGGCCACAACGACAACCCGCCGCGCGGCCCGCTGCCGGGCCTGGGCGACGAGGAAGGCGACCGCGAGGATCCGAAGACGAAGGAGACGCGGCGGCTGCACACCTGGGGCTGGTACCTGCGCCAGTACATTGCCGAGGCGCGCGCGAAGGGAGTGACCCCGATCGTGTGCTCACTCGTGCCGCGCAAGACTTGGAAAGACGGACACATCGTCCGCAGCACCGACAGCTTTGCGGGGTGGGCGCGGCAGGTGGCAGAGGCGGAGAAGGTGCCGTTCCTCGATCTGAACAATCGGATCGCGGACCGCTACGACGAGCTGGGGCAGGAGAAGGTGAACGCGTTGTTTGCCGACCCGCACACGCACACGAGTCTGGCCGGCGCGCAGCTCAACGCCGAGGTGGTCGTCGAAGCGTTGAAGGCGCTGCCGGAGAATCCGCTGGCGCCGTATCTGCGAGCGGCGGTGGCGAAGTAG
- a CDS encoding energy transducer TonB encodes MERHFVLPVAIAAALHGLLFGLPRGPVPEATPRSTGPKLPPYVLPLTDLPPVVDRSGGAGKGESDVSRLPERPVPDATGPWVKPVGVDLNPRVSPGPVDRVPIEGLGDGTGTGIGPGRGWTGIVGTESLDRTPNPRTRIPPEYPPLARRDGREGEVHVEFVVDESGRVTEARAVHTSDSVFNDAAVRAVSKWRFEPGTVNGVPVRFRMVVPMVFRLNGEK; translated from the coding sequence ATGGAACGCCATTTCGTACTCCCCGTTGCGATTGCCGCCGCCCTCCATGGCCTGCTGTTCGGTCTCCCCCGTGGTCCCGTGCCCGAGGCGACGCCACGTTCGACCGGACCAAAGCTTCCACCGTATGTGCTCCCGCTGACCGATCTGCCGCCGGTCGTGGACCGGTCGGGTGGGGCGGGTAAGGGGGAGTCGGACGTCAGCCGACTGCCGGAACGGCCGGTGCCGGATGCCACCGGGCCATGGGTCAAGCCGGTGGGCGTGGACCTGAACCCGCGCGTGTCGCCCGGACCGGTGGATCGGGTCCCGATCGAAGGCCTCGGGGATGGGACCGGCACGGGGATCGGCCCCGGACGCGGCTGGACAGGGATTGTGGGTACCGAGTCGCTGGATCGGACGCCGAATCCGCGGACGCGGATCCCGCCTGAGTATCCGCCGCTGGCGCGGCGTGATGGCCGGGAAGGCGAGGTGCACGTTGAGTTCGTGGTCGACGAGTCGGGGCGGGTGACGGAGGCGCGTGCGGTGCACACCAGCGACTCGGTCTTTAACGATGCGGCCGTCCGCGCCGTTTCGAAGTGGCGCTTCGAGCCCGGCACCGTGAACGGCGTCCCTGTCCGCTTCCGGATGGTGGTGCCGATGGTGTTCCGGCTGAATGGGGAAAAGTAA
- the glgB gene encoding 1,4-alpha-glucan branching protein GlgB has product MLLSKADLTSLLQAKHASPHSVLGMHPTRHGRSPGVVARAFVSGASACEVIDVDAHPKKKFAMTRLAPEGLFEVFIPNRPEVFRYQLRASYPNGEFRQFFDPYCFLPTLGEQDLYLFNEGNEHRIYQKLGAHVRDLGGVPGVSFAVWAPSAARVSVVGNFNHWDGRYHPMRSLGASGVWELFIPGLAEGELYKFEIRDQQGHVRLKTDPYGTAFEPPPNNAAIVCNTRKFEWTDAAWLERRQGQAEQRDRPISIYEIHVGSWRRIPEDAGRPLSYRELGPQLADYALEMGFTHIEVLPLAEHPFEGSWGYQVTGFYAPTHRYGTPDDFAWFVNYLHSRGLGVILDWVPAHFPRDSFALAEFDGTHLYEHADPRQGAHMDWGTLIFNYGRNEVRCFLLANALAWCDRYHIDGLRVDAVASMLYLDYSRQEGQWVPNKFGGRENLEAIDFLRQVNDLVHQYYPGVLMIAEESTSFPGVSKPTREGGLGFDFKWNMGWMHDTLRYFAKEPIVRRFHQNDLTFAMLYQYAENFISVFSHDEVVHGKASLLFKMGAWHIAEKAANLRALFAHMWAWPGKKLLFMGGEFGQSSEWRHDASLDWHLCQYMDHEGIRLLVRDMNKLYTAEPALGASDLNPRGFRWLACNDADANVIAYLRCDPDEKSLLAVVGHFGGGTTRENYRIGVPRRGYWREVINSNSEYYGGTGVGNGGGRATEDVERDGFSQSLALTLPPLTTVVLKWTAEG; this is encoded by the coding sequence GTGCTCCTTTCCAAAGCTGATCTCACGTCCCTGCTGCAGGCGAAACACGCGTCCCCGCACTCGGTGCTCGGGATGCATCCGACGCGCCACGGGCGGTCGCCGGGGGTCGTGGCGCGGGCCTTCGTGAGTGGGGCGAGCGCGTGCGAGGTGATCGACGTCGACGCGCACCCCAAGAAGAAGTTCGCGATGACGCGGCTCGCGCCGGAGGGGCTGTTCGAGGTGTTCATTCCGAACCGGCCGGAGGTTTTCCGCTACCAGTTGCGGGCGAGCTATCCCAACGGGGAGTTCCGCCAGTTTTTCGATCCGTACTGCTTCCTTCCGACGCTCGGCGAGCAGGACCTTTACCTCTTTAACGAGGGTAACGAGCACCGCATCTACCAGAAGCTCGGCGCGCACGTGCGCGATCTCGGCGGGGTGCCGGGCGTGTCGTTCGCGGTGTGGGCGCCATCGGCCGCGCGGGTCTCGGTCGTCGGCAACTTCAACCATTGGGACGGCCGCTACCATCCGATGCGGTCGCTGGGCGCCTCGGGGGTATGGGAGCTGTTCATCCCCGGGCTCGCGGAGGGCGAACTCTACAAGTTTGAGATCCGCGACCAGCAGGGGCACGTCCGGCTGAAGACCGACCCGTATGGCACCGCGTTTGAGCCGCCGCCCAACAACGCCGCGATCGTCTGCAACACGCGCAAGTTCGAGTGGACGGATGCGGCGTGGCTGGAGCGGCGCCAGGGCCAGGCGGAGCAGCGCGACCGGCCGATCTCGATCTACGAGATCCATGTCGGCTCGTGGCGCCGGATCCCGGAGGACGCCGGACGGCCGCTGTCGTACCGGGAACTGGGCCCGCAGTTGGCCGATTACGCGCTCGAAATGGGCTTCACGCACATCGAGGTGCTGCCGCTGGCCGAGCATCCCTTCGAGGGCTCGTGGGGATATCAGGTGACTGGATTCTACGCGCCCACGCACCGCTACGGCACGCCCGACGATTTCGCGTGGTTCGTGAACTACCTGCACAGCCGCGGGCTGGGAGTGATCCTCGACTGGGTGCCGGCGCATTTCCCGCGCGACAGCTTCGCGCTGGCGGAGTTCGACGGGACGCACCTGTACGAGCATGCCGATCCGCGGCAGGGCGCGCACATGGACTGGGGCACGCTGATCTTCAACTACGGCCGCAACGAGGTGCGCTGCTTCCTCCTGGCGAACGCGCTCGCCTGGTGTGACCGGTACCACATCGACGGCCTGCGCGTGGATGCCGTGGCGTCGATGCTGTACCTCGACTACTCGCGCCAGGAAGGGCAGTGGGTGCCGAACAAGTTCGGCGGGCGCGAGAACCTGGAGGCGATCGACTTCCTCCGGCAGGTGAACGACCTCGTGCACCAGTACTATCCCGGTGTGCTGATGATCGCCGAGGAGAGCACCTCGTTCCCGGGCGTGAGCAAGCCGACGCGCGAGGGCGGGCTGGGCTTCGACTTCAAGTGGAACATGGGCTGGATGCACGACACCCTGCGCTACTTTGCGAAGGAGCCGATCGTGCGCCGCTTCCACCAGAACGACCTCACGTTCGCGATGCTCTACCAGTACGCGGAGAACTTCATCAGCGTGTTCTCGCACGATGAGGTGGTGCACGGGAAGGCGTCGCTGCTCTTCAAGATGGGCGCCTGGCACATCGCCGAGAAGGCGGCCAACCTGCGGGCGCTCTTTGCCCACATGTGGGCGTGGCCGGGCAAGAAGCTGCTCTTCATGGGCGGGGAGTTTGGGCAATCGAGTGAGTGGCGGCACGACGCGAGCCTCGACTGGCACCTGTGCCAGTACATGGACCACGAGGGCATCCGGCTCCTCGTGCGCGACATGAACAAACTCTACACGGCGGAGCCGGCTCTCGGCGCCTCCGACCTCAACCCGCGCGGCTTCCGCTGGCTCGCCTGCAACGACGCCGACGCGAACGTCATCGCCTACCTGCGGTGCGATCCCGACGAAAAATCGCTCCTGGCGGTCGTCGGGCATTTCGGCGGCGGCACCACGCGCGAAAACTATCGGATTGGCGTGCCGCGCCGTGGTTATTGGCGCGAGGTGATCAACTCGAACAGCGAATACTACGGCGGCACGGGCGTGGGCAATGGCGGTGGCCGCGCGACCGAGGACGTCGAACGCGACGGCTTCAGCCAGTCCCTCGCCCTGACGCTCCCCCCGCTTACGACCGTCGTGCTGAAGTGGACTGCGGAAGGCTGA
- the galB gene encoding beta-galactosidase GalB, protein MKRLLPLLLVGLGLLGSPLAGANATATTTSPSDSAPRERISFNADWRFIKGDPDWLPGQLDYTVLRDWLLPSSAEFLGGTGPKPQRPAGNIGGGVTYVKPNYDDTAWRRLDLPHDWGIEGPFKQEYDANQGKLPWWGIAWYRKHFTVPAADAGRRVTLEIDGAMAYAAVWLNGHFVGGWPYGYTSFALDLTPYLKPGAENVLAIRLDNIPESSRWYPGGGLYRNVWLTKTGPIHVAHWGTVVTTPEVSAEQAAVVVTALTNNTTDAAADLTLATELFELDAQGRRGAAVARAEALPVKVGAQRQASAAQTLTVPHPKLWSPASPARYVAVTTLAQDGRATDVYETPFGIRTIAFDARRGLLVNGQLVRIQGVCNHHDLGALGTAINTRALERQLEILRDMGCNAIRTSHNPPAPELLELCDRMGFLVFDEAFDCWIKGKNRGDYHRLFPDWHEQDLRALVRRDRNHPSVFMWSIGNEVLEQWGEEGQEGWKVARRLAGIVREEDRTRPISGGFNGEPAGYNGMQTTLDAVGYNYRINEYARFRRLNPTQALLGAETASTISSRGEYFFPVNDNKTDPASRVNFQVSSYDLSAPPWSTSPDTEWKAADAAPGYAGEFVWTGFDYLGEPTPYGGDSNVLLNFSDPADKARAMDQLKALGSIPVPSRSSYFGIVDLAGFPKDRFYLYQARWRPDHPVAHVLPHWTWPERVGQVTPVHVYTNGDEVELFLNGQSLGRKPRVPGEYRVRWDDLRYAPGELKAVAYRAGKVWATAGQKTAGAAAQLNATADRSVVRADGTDLVFVSVAVNDATGILAPRANPVVRFSVTGPADVVAVDNGDATTFEPFQATQHSAFNGRVLAIVRPRAGAGGEITVTATAEGLLPATVTVRADAQGMRE, encoded by the coding sequence GTGAAACGTCTCCTTCCCCTCCTCCTCGTCGGTCTCGGCCTGCTTGGCTCTCCCCTCGCTGGCGCCAACGCCACCGCCACCACCACCTCCCCCTCCGACTCCGCCCCGCGCGAGCGCATCTCCTTCAACGCCGACTGGCGGTTCATCAAGGGCGACCCCGACTGGTTGCCCGGTCAGCTCGACTACACCGTGCTGCGCGACTGGCTCCTGCCCTCCAGCGCCGAATTCCTGGGCGGCACCGGCCCGAAGCCCCAGCGCCCGGCCGGCAACATCGGCGGCGGTGTCACGTATGTTAAGCCCAACTACGACGACACCGCCTGGCGCCGGCTCGATCTCCCGCACGACTGGGGCATCGAGGGCCCCTTCAAGCAGGAGTACGACGCCAACCAGGGCAAACTCCCGTGGTGGGGCATCGCCTGGTACCGGAAACACTTCACCGTCCCGGCCGCCGACGCCGGCCGGCGCGTGACTCTCGAGATCGACGGCGCCATGGCCTACGCCGCGGTCTGGCTCAACGGCCATTTCGTCGGCGGCTGGCCCTACGGCTACACGTCGTTTGCCCTCGATCTGACGCCCTACCTCAAACCCGGCGCCGAGAACGTCCTCGCCATCCGGCTCGACAACATTCCCGAGTCGTCCCGCTGGTATCCCGGCGGCGGCCTCTATCGCAATGTGTGGCTCACCAAGACCGGCCCGATCCACGTCGCCCACTGGGGCACCGTCGTCACCACCCCGGAGGTGAGCGCCGAGCAGGCCGCGGTCGTCGTCACCGCGTTGACCAACAACACCACCGACGCCGCTGCCGACCTCACCCTCGCCACCGAACTGTTCGAGCTCGACGCACAGGGCCGCCGCGGCGCCGCCGTCGCCCGCGCCGAAGCCCTGCCCGTCAAGGTCGGCGCGCAACGCCAGGCCTCCGCCGCGCAGACGCTCACCGTCCCGCACCCGAAGCTCTGGAGCCCGGCGTCACCGGCCCGCTACGTCGCGGTCACCACGCTCGCGCAGGACGGCCGCGCGACCGATGTTTACGAAACGCCGTTCGGCATCCGCACGATCGCGTTCGACGCCCGCCGCGGCCTCCTGGTCAACGGCCAGCTCGTCCGCATTCAGGGCGTGTGCAATCACCACGACCTCGGGGCCCTCGGCACCGCCATCAACACCCGCGCGCTCGAGCGGCAGCTCGAGATCCTGCGCGACATGGGCTGCAACGCGATCCGCACCTCCCACAACCCGCCCGCCCCCGAGCTGCTCGAGCTCTGCGATCGGATGGGCTTCCTCGTTTTCGACGAAGCGTTCGACTGCTGGATCAAGGGCAAGAACCGCGGCGACTACCACCGCCTGTTCCCCGACTGGCACGAGCAGGACCTGCGCGCGCTCGTGCGCCGCGACCGCAATCACCCGAGCGTTTTCATGTGGAGCATCGGCAACGAGGTGCTCGAGCAGTGGGGCGAGGAAGGCCAGGAGGGTTGGAAGGTCGCCCGCCGCCTCGCCGGCATCGTCCGTGAGGAGGATCGCACGCGTCCCATCAGCGGCGGCTTCAACGGCGAACCCGCCGGCTACAATGGCATGCAGACCACTCTGGACGCGGTCGGCTACAACTACCGCATCAACGAGTACGCGCGCTTCCGCCGCCTCAACCCCACGCAGGCGCTCCTCGGCGCCGAGACCGCCTCCACCATCTCGTCGCGCGGCGAGTACTTCTTCCCGGTCAACGACAACAAGACCGACCCGGCCTCGCGCGTGAACTTCCAGGTCAGCTCCTACGACCTCTCCGCGCCGCCGTGGTCGACCTCGCCCGACACCGAGTGGAAGGCAGCTGACGCCGCGCCCGGCTACGCGGGCGAGTTCGTATGGACGGGCTTCGATTACCTCGGCGAACCCACCCCGTACGGCGGCGATTCCAACGTGCTCCTCAACTTCTCGGATCCGGCCGACAAGGCGCGCGCCATGGACCAGCTCAAGGCGCTCGGCTCCATCCCCGTGCCGTCTCGCAGCTCCTATTTCGGCATCGTCGACCTCGCGGGTTTTCCGAAGGACCGCTTCTACCTCTACCAGGCCCGCTGGCGGCCCGATCACCCCGTCGCCCACGTGCTGCCGCACTGGACCTGGCCGGAGCGCGTCGGCCAGGTCACGCCCGTCCACGTCTACACCAACGGCGACGAGGTCGAGCTGTTCCTCAACGGGCAGTCCCTCGGCCGCAAGCCGCGCGTTCCCGGTGAGTATCGGGTTCGCTGGGACGACCTTCGCTACGCGCCGGGTGAGCTCAAGGCCGTCGCCTACCGCGCCGGCAAGGTCTGGGCCACCGCGGGCCAGAAGACCGCCGGCGCCGCCGCGCAACTCAACGCGACCGCCGATCGCAGCGTCGTCCGCGCCGACGGCACCGACCTGGTGTTCGTCTCGGTCGCGGTCAACGACGCCACCGGCATCCTCGCGCCGCGCGCCAACCCGGTGGTCCGGTTCTCCGTGACGGGTCCGGCGGACGTCGTCGCCGTCGACAACGGTGACGCCACGACTTTCGAGCCCTTCCAGGCCACGCAACACTCGGCCTTCAACGGACGCGTGCTCGCCATCGTCCGTCCGCGTGCCGGCGCCGGCGGCGAGATCACGGTCACCGCCACCGCCGAGGGCCTCCTGCCCGCCACCGTGACGGTCCGCGCCGACGCGCAGGGAATGAGGGAATGA